A window from Acinonyx jubatus isolate Ajub_Pintada_27869175 chromosome E1, VMU_Ajub_asm_v1.0, whole genome shotgun sequence encodes these proteins:
- the AMZ2 gene encoding archaemetzincin-2 isoform X2, with amino-acid sequence METVRHSERTLKTALISENPRLVSQYEKLDAGERRLLNEAFKPDHDLFGPITLHSQSDWIISHPEAPQDFEQFFSDPYRKAPSPDKRSIYIQCIGSLGNTRIISEEYIKWLKGYCEAFFYGLTVKLLEPVPVSATRCSFRVNDNTQNLQIHAGHILKFLKKKKPEDAFCIVGITMIDLYPRDSWNFVFGQASLTDGVGIFSFARYGRDFYSSRYEGRVSKLQKGSSSDYAVFDNYYTPQVTSVLLLRSCKALVRWIEDESDSPGVSTERSREGAVDLPKPVDAFKEWKEWIIKCLAVVQK; translated from the exons ATGGAAACAGTACGGCACTCTGAACGTACACTAAAAACAGCTCTCATCTCGGAGAACCCAAGGCTTGTGTCACAGTATGAGAAGTTAGATGCCGGGGAAAGGCGTTTGCTGAACGAAGCCTTCAAGCCAGACCATGATCTCTTCGGACCCATTACCTTGCATTCGCAATCGGATTGGATCATCTCCCATCCTGAGGCTCCCCAAGACTTTGAACAGTTTTTCAGTGATCCTTACAGAAAGGCACCGTCTCCAGACAAACGCAGTATTTATATACAGTGCATTG GCTCTCTAGGCAACACCAGAATTATCAGTGAAGAATATATTAAATGGCTCAAGGGTTACTGTGAAGCATTTTTCTACGGCTTAACAGTGAAACTCCTAGAACCAGTTCCTGTCTCTGCCACGAGGTGTTCCTTTAGAGTCAATGATAACACACAAAACCTACAAATTCACGCAG GGCACATCCTGAagttcttaaaaaagaagaaacctgaAGACGCCTTCTGTATTGTGGGAATAACGATGATTGATCTTTACCCAAGAGACTCCTGGAATTTTGTCTTTGGACAGGCCTCTTTGACAGATG GTGTGGGGATATTCAGCTTTGCGAGGTATGGCAGGGATTTTTACAGCTCCCGCTACGAAGGCAGAGTGAGCAAGCTGCAGAAAGGATCCTCGAGTGACTATGCAGTTTTCGATAACTATTACACTCCTCAAGTGACCAGTGTTCTGCTGCTTCGTTCCTGTAAG gcGCTGGTGAGGTGGATCGAGGACGAGTCGGACAGCCCCGGAGTCAGTACGGAGCGCAGTCGTGAGGGTGCCGTGGATTTACCGAAACCCGTGGACGCCTTTAAGGAATGGAAAGAGTGGATAATAAAATGCCTTGCTGTTGTCCAAAAATAA
- the AMZ2 gene encoding archaemetzincin-2 isoform X1: METVRHSERTLKTALISENPRLVSQYEKLDAGERRLLNEAFKPDHDLFGPITLHSQSDWIISHPEAPQDFEQFFSDPYRKAPSPDKRSIYIQCIGSLGNTRIISEEYIKWLKGYCEAFFYGLTVKLLEPVPVSATRCSFRVNDNTQNLQIHAGHILKFLKKKKPEDAFCIVGITMIDLYPRDSWNFVFGQASLTDGVGIFSFARYGRDFYSSRYEGRVSKLQKGSSSDYAVFDNYYTPQVTSVLLLRSCKTLTHEIGHIFGLRHCQWLACLMQGSNHLEEADRRPLNLCPICLRKLQCAIGFNIIERYKALVRWIEDESDSPGVSTERSREGAVDLPKPVDAFKEWKEWIIKCLAVVQK; encoded by the exons ATGGAAACAGTACGGCACTCTGAACGTACACTAAAAACAGCTCTCATCTCGGAGAACCCAAGGCTTGTGTCACAGTATGAGAAGTTAGATGCCGGGGAAAGGCGTTTGCTGAACGAAGCCTTCAAGCCAGACCATGATCTCTTCGGACCCATTACCTTGCATTCGCAATCGGATTGGATCATCTCCCATCCTGAGGCTCCCCAAGACTTTGAACAGTTTTTCAGTGATCCTTACAGAAAGGCACCGTCTCCAGACAAACGCAGTATTTATATACAGTGCATTG GCTCTCTAGGCAACACCAGAATTATCAGTGAAGAATATATTAAATGGCTCAAGGGTTACTGTGAAGCATTTTTCTACGGCTTAACAGTGAAACTCCTAGAACCAGTTCCTGTCTCTGCCACGAGGTGTTCCTTTAGAGTCAATGATAACACACAAAACCTACAAATTCACGCAG GGCACATCCTGAagttcttaaaaaagaagaaacctgaAGACGCCTTCTGTATTGTGGGAATAACGATGATTGATCTTTACCCAAGAGACTCCTGGAATTTTGTCTTTGGACAGGCCTCTTTGACAGATG GTGTGGGGATATTCAGCTTTGCGAGGTATGGCAGGGATTTTTACAGCTCCCGCTACGAAGGCAGAGTGAGCAAGCTGCAGAAAGGATCCTCGAGTGACTATGCAGTTTTCGATAACTATTACACTCCTCAAGTGACCAGTGTTCTGCTGCTTCGTTCCTGTAAG ACTTTAACCCACGAGATCGGACACATATTTGGACTCCGACACTGCCAGTGGCTCGCAtgcctaatgcagggctccaaccacTTGGAAGAAGCTGACCGGCGCCCCCTCAACCTTTGCCCCATCTGTTTACGAAAGTTGCAGTGTGCCATTGGCTTCAACATAATAGAAAGATACAAA gcGCTGGTGAGGTGGATCGAGGACGAGTCGGACAGCCCCGGAGTCAGTACGGAGCGCAGTCGTGAGGGTGCCGTGGATTTACCGAAACCCGTGGACGCCTTTAAGGAATGGAAAGAGTGGATAATAAAATGCCTTGCTGTTGTCCAAAAATAA